A part of Rhopalosiphum maidis isolate BTI-1 chromosome 3, ASM367621v3, whole genome shotgun sequence genomic DNA contains:
- the LOC114253670 gene encoding zinc finger MYM-type protein 1-like encodes MAIDLQQNTIIELCQMFWTIDGFHAWQRIKDIGSHEKTEAHINASIVVKLKLLAIPVLPQIAENREIVNTLIEITLFLGKHSLPFRGHRENWEYRLRGNFKNLTPKQNQLIHSIATCLRTTIQNEIKKSKYFSVAIDTTFDASKREQLAFIIRYVCCNDHVPVIRERLIT; translated from the exons ATGGCCATCGATTTACAGCAGAACACTATTATAGAGTTATGCCAGATG ttTTGGACCATTGATGGATTTCATGCATGGCAAAGAATAAAAGACATTGGTTCACATGAAAAAACAGAAGCCCATATAAATGCTTCTATTGtggttaagttaaaattattagctaTACCAGTTCTTCCACAAATTGCTGAAAATAGAGAAAttgttaatactttaattgaaataacattGTTTCTCGGTAAACATTCACTACCATTTCGAGGACATCGTGAAAATTGGGAATATAGACTCAgaggaaattttaaaaatctaact CCGAagcaaaatcaattaatacattCTATTGCCACATGTTTGAGGACAACTATACAGAATGAAATTaagaaatctaaatattttagtgtagCAATTGATACAACATTTGATGCATCAAAGCGTGAACAacttgcatttattatacgcTATGTGTGTTGTAATGATCATGTACCTGTTATACGTGAAAGACTTATTACTTAA
- the LOC113560202 gene encoding insulin-1-like, whose protein sequence is MMCYLNVVIILMTCNIMVDCAPRAPEIIEWNVQNHFCGSAIPIVMGLICKLPESNPVQAEVQVEDTTIIQESRVRRGIVDDCCRSACTPIYMQSYCHEELERISTDQPIINYHRN, encoded by the exons ATGAT GTGTTATTTGAATGTCGTCATTATCTTAATGACATGCAATATAATGGTTGACTGCGCGCCAAGGGCTCCTGAAATTATAGAATGGAACGTCCAAAATCACTTTTGTGGCTCAGCCATCCCAATTGTTATGGGGCTAATTTGCAAACTCCCAGAGTCTAATCCTGTACAGGCTGAAGTACAGGTTGAAG ATACTACCATTATTCAAGAGAGTCGAGTACGGCGTGGTATCGTTGATGACTGCTGTAGGAGTGCTTGTACTCCAATTTACATGCAATCATATTGTCACGAAGAGCTAGAAAG gATTAGCACAGATCAACCGATTATCAACTACCATAGAAATTGA
- the LOC113559967 gene encoding protein ZBED8-like produces the protein MSTKLKQLSGHQKRKIKGKKNLEFKKAKGSLDAFVKKHNLDNVIAEIIVKNLKPHTIAESLILPACSEIVKIMFGDDAKNEIMKIPHSDDTIKNRIIHMSDDIEKTVFNKLSKSYFALQIDESTDISGIAHVLGFVRFINENK, from the exons atgTCGACCAAACTTAAACAGCTTAGTGGTCaccaaaaacgaaaaataaaaggaaaaaaaaatcttgaatttaaaaaagccAAAGGATCGTTGGATgcatttgtaaaaaaacataatttagatAATGTCA TTGccgaaataattgttaaaaatttaaaaccacaCACCATAGCAGAGAGCCTAATTTTGCCAGCATGTTcagaaatagttaaaattatgtttggcGATGAcgcaaaaaatgaaattatgaaaattccgCATTCAGAtgacacaataaaaaatagaattattcaTATGTCAGATGATATTgagaaaacagtttttaataaactttccAAATCATATTTTGCTTTACAAATTGATGAGTCAACTGATATCAGTGGTATAGCTCACGTATTAGGATTTGTTCGTTTcattaatgaaaacaaatag
- the LOC113559966 gene encoding uncharacterized protein LOC113559966 gives MCASMDAQHESLLLHSEVRWLSRDDVEVNYKTSSNNDTGSFVTGDDYNSMAMKGLIKNGINDFNALKEDFSRKICPEETETIKSYTRAQISPCKEKFLELDEAMKKIKDMEITLREAAGHGIAGHQGFNRCNCKTGCGTKKCACNAAEMLCSSKCHGYQNCHNKSLL, from the exons ATGTGTGCATCTATGGATGCACAACATGAAAGTTTACTTTTACATAGTGAAGTAAGATGGTTATCGCGAG atgatGTGGAAGTAAATTACAAAACTTCTAGTAATAATGATACTGGCAGTTTTGTTACTGGCGATGACTATAATAGTATGGCCATGAagggtttaattaaaaatggcaTCAATGATTTTAATGCCCTTAAGGAAGATTTTTCTAGAAAAATTTGCCCTGAAGAAACTGAAACAATCAAAAGCT ATACACGAGCACAAATTTCTCCGTGTAAAGAAAAATTTCTAGAGCTAGATGAAgccatgaaaaaaattaaagacatGGAAATAACATTAAGAGAAGCCGCAGGACACGGAATAGCTGGTCATCAAGGATTTAATCGATGCAACTGCAAAACTGGTTGTGGTACTAAAAAATGTGCTTGCAATGCAGCGGAAATGTTGTGCAGTTCAAAATGTCATGGATACCAAAATTGTcacaataaatcattattataa